Proteins encoded by one window of Anopheles maculipalpis chromosome 2RL, idAnoMacuDA_375_x, whole genome shotgun sequence:
- the LOC126558078 gene encoding FERM domain-containing protein 8, giving the protein MTTTTATTTNTTTLAPPRPMQKVIPTVVYLMSRIAVHMEIEGTAQCPAQVMLAAALGCEELGITNKLLAQSVFGLWMTSPLLEVQLKPHHRPYAVRVAWSKLLDKHSHGNELEKLSDEPMTTLRRNVFFSRRDEEKIKDPRILELLYEEARHNVLLGRYVMEPSQSIMLGGIQARIELGPYNSHTHTTSYFRENQFRFLPAHVAKSSSWSWLPISQRSSAEVRLLEQFKRVPTTATTKKLMRKYLEFCWGLPFYGAAYFHGQVEQPVRGLMSLMQQKDLPVLIAVNERGIFVIDQIECTLLLGLKYEEFSWEYAKPSNVNDPECLPCIFLQFGAVENGIAATKLMQIFSRQAAMVDALITHFVEQDKRRKESGADAEQAGPGGLADNTYVEPNPIKNNGIGVLSNKFARLTLATFDDEGRCIGQTGSLSISY; this is encoded by the exons ATGACGACGACAACGGCAACGACGACCAACACAACGACCCTGGCACCCCCGCGACCGATGCAGAAG GTGATCCCGACGGTGGTCTACCTGATGTCTCGGATCGCTGTACATATGGAGATTGAGGGCACGGCACAGTGCCCGGCGCAGGTGATGCTTGCCGCCGCCCTTGGCTGTGAAGAACTAGGTATTACGAACAAATTGCTAGCCCAGAGCGTGTTCGGCCTGTGGATGACCAGTCCACTGCTGGAGGTACAGCTGAAACCCCACCATCGGCCGTACGCGGTGCGCGTCGCCTGGTCGAAACTGCTCGACAAGCACAGCCACGGGAACGAGCTGGAAAAGCTGTCCGACGAGCCAATGACGACGCTGCGAAGAAACGTGTTCTTCTCGCGGCGAGACGAGGAAAAGATCAA AGATCCCCGGATATTGGAGCTGCTGTACGAAGAGGCCCGACACAACGTTCTGCTCGGTCGGTACGTGATGGAACCGTCGCAATCGATCATGCTCGGTGGCATCCAGGCCCGGATAGAGCTGGGCCCGTACAactcgcacacgcacacaaccagCTACTTCCG GGAAAACCAATTTCGCTTCCTACCGGCACACGTGGCAAAAAGTTCAAGCTGGTCCTGGTTACCGATCAGCCAGCGATCATCGGCCGAGGTACGGCTGTTGGAACAGTTCAAGCGTGTCCCAACGACAGCCACTACCAAGAAGCTGATGCGGAAGTATCTCGAGTTTTGCTGGGGTCTTCCATTCTATGG TGCGGCTTACTTTCATGGACAAGTGGAGCAACCGGTACGTGGTCTTATGAGTCTGATGCAGCAAAAGGATCTACCCGTCCTGATAGCGGTGAACGAGCGGGGGATCTTTGTAATAGATCAGATCGAATGT ACACTTTTGCTGGGGCTTAAGTACGAAGAATTCTCATGGGAGTACGCTAAACCGAGCAACGTCAACGATCCCGAATGCTTGCCGTGCATCTTTCTGCAGTTCGGCGCGGTGGAGAATGGCATTGCGGCCACGAAGCTGATGCAGATCTTTTCCCGCCAGGCCGCCATGGTGGATGCCTTAATTACGCACTTCGTCGAGCAGGACAAGCGACGGAAGGAGAGTGGAGCCGACGCCGAACAGGCCGGACCAGGTGGACTGGCGGATAACACCTATGTGG AACCAAACCCAATCAAAAACAATGGCATCGGTGTGCTGAGCAACAAGTTCGCCCGCCTCACGCTGGCCACGTTCGACGACGAAGGGCGCTGCATCGGCCAGACGGGCTCGTTATCGATAAGCTATTAA